In Diadema setosum chromosome 7, eeDiaSeto1, whole genome shotgun sequence, the DNA window CCCTCCATCGACATGCACTTTCCATAGGTCTAGGCCCTACTGGATTTAAAGTCTACTACTGATTTTGTGCACGCAGAGTGTAGGGTAATCTACGTATAATCACTAATCTTCGATAATCGTACAGCTGCATATAATGTTATGCCGAGCAGACATGAGTATATTGTACACGCCATATATTTAgagagtctaaattttcgtaaatcaggacttcccgacCATtatgcgagtggttaaattcgcgatcgtggagtcctgtattgaatggagaaatgtttaTGCATACGTCATaatcatatcgggatcagagtcaatatttttgtgtgtctttaattttgcgaatagcacctgacttgcgaaattcacaaaaataaaaacctcgtgaaatatttgcCATATACACGTACAGTAAACTGCATACTTTCTGTGTCCTGTGCTCTTCGTGCTTGTACACTGAAAGGCTTTGCCTGGTCCTATGTCTCCCCGCTGTGTACCACCTGAATGGACTATAAAAGCATTGGCACACTGTACGTGCTTCAATATAGGCATGACCGTTCACTATACCGAAAGTTTTGCACAATCACGTGATGCAATCTAACCAATCATAACATATATCGTAGTTGACCtattaactacatgtataatcatataTGCACAACAAATGGGAAAATCCCCGTGAAGACACAAATATTTGCTCAATACTGCTTCaatcaaaagagagaaaagaagggTACAAATTGCATCCAGTTTGAATAAGCAAATTCAACTCCCTAGTTAATGTGTATGGTCTGGGAAGGTGAGACTTCTAGATAATAGCCAAGGACTCTTAAGAAAGGGCAATGATTGTTTCTGTGTATGAGATGGAAAAATGCAAGTCAGTTTGTGTTTAGTGAAAGGAGAACATGGACAAGCATTGACACGTTACTTCATAATGGCCACAGGAATATGATACAAGCTTgtgctaaaaagaaaaattaggCAGCAACACACCAATATCTTGCCCATTCTTCTTACCTGTGTTACCACATGCATGCATTAACCCTATGCAATATACAACATGCGGACCCTGTTACACAAGAGAGAAAGTTTGATTTTTCTCCTATAACCTGTTGTGCGAGAAAGAGAATTGGCAGTGTATTCCCTCACAGCCCAAAGAGATCTTGCCACCAACTGCACCTGCCCGCAACACCATCTTGAATCATTTATGGGGCAGATACAAAGTTTTCAGCATGTCTGAAAATGATGTGAAGCAACCAACGCAAGGTGTCATCAGTAGGCATTCTTCTTAgcttgggtcaaaggtcacaaggcACATGATTGTGGTGTATGCATGGGCAATGGACTTCAAACAGCCATTGTCAATCTTCTCCCCGCGAGACAGGTTCTCACAGCCGATCTCCCCTCCACCAAACAGCCCAAAGAGGGGCGTGTCGGGGAACACACGATGGAATTCCTCGCTCTCCACATTCTTGGAGCCATAGAAGAACTGCCCGCGGCCGGCGCAGGCGAACATGAAGCCCACACTCTGCGAGGCGGCACCGGCATGGATGTTGGCCTCCTTCAGCCTCAAGATGGCTCTCCGCGTGTCCTCTCGCGCCCGCACCTCCTCTCCCAGCACCACCGAGGCGGCTCGCACGTTGGGCCCAGAGAACATCACCCCGATCACCCCCGAGGACTCCTCCGACCTGGTTAGCAATGAATTGTGGTCATACATTTCAGGCCTGCCAACTACAGCACCATGAGACCATAGAGTatcaaagtgatgatgtcacaccTATTGTTATAGCTTGGACTACAACCAATTTCATAGAAAGTTGCctttccagcaagagttgctatcctaataTCTTAAATGGGGCCCAGGTGCCTGCATAAACACTTGGGCCAGGTGaagttgtttagaaccagtttccatggcaatgaatggctatgacatcacatcACACATTTCTCTTTTAATTTGTATGAATgctgaaagaaataatcacaaaATTGGTCAAAGTCCCAGAAAACAATGCAATGATTGTGAAATTCAGCTGATGAAATACAAGAATGCAGGagactttatcatttttttccccaatgaaTGGCTTTTTATTAGGAGCCTTTGTAGGAAACCAAAGTACATGTAACACTACTTTGCTATAACAAACTACAGTGGTCCAGTCAATGTTTAAAGGTATTATtgaccattgggagcagtgattttatttacaaaaaaaaaaaaaaaaaaaaaaaattgagttatcgtgtttgatgcatatatgtaggttagttgtatcacaaagcatcctaccagataaaaattttgcaataaagcctaaaatacagtggatgtcaaggaaaaaaaaataggtaatTCAAATTTGGAGGACTACTATTtcttaattgtcagctatggacaGCACAATGTTAGatgtgaggaaaggggaactcttcctctttcattggtacctaattatgttgataaAGTCaggcatgactgagcacatgaactttaaagacaacaatgacaaattgcacattttccaagtttgagtgtcacatgaaggaacaatgaatgtctcactgaatggatgaggTTTGTCAATGAAAATGACCAAATAAATTGGCCAGCTTGCATGACTGTAGGTTTGTACTTAAGATTTGTGTTTGGGTTTCTTCTAAGATTTTATGGTTCACAACCTTAAACATGGCCACCTGTCCGCTAACTTGGTCACTCTCACAGAGGCCAACCTACACAGTCCATTTTTCAATGTtaatattcaacacatagcttgCGGTGACAAatcatgtcttgaatatgaagagagtaaaatggataatggtttaCCCTTTATGGGAAGGACCAAGTTATTGACAATGTGgtcatgttgaaggttatgaactataaaaaaactgaaaaaaccCTAAAAACGCAAACCTGCagtcgtgcaggctggcctgttaATTTGACCACTGTCATTGAGAGATCTCATCATTTACTGAGACATCCATTTCTGTATCTTCATgataacactcaaacttggaaaaaaatgcaatttgtcattgttgtcaatTAAGtccatgtgctcagtcatgcttGTTCTTACGAAATACAGGAAAATTTCTACGGTCTTgtgccatattccattcggCCTCCCGCCTCATGGAaaatggcaccagaccgtagatatttgcccgtatttcgtgaacaagcagggggtaactgTAAATAGTATCTACTTCAGACTGTCCTCCATATTTCACTTACCTTGAAAATAAACCCTTACTGAGGAGGCGGTTAACAATGGCACCAGCAATGACTGGACTGCGGCCAGCTTTCTCTAGGAACAGGCGCTGCAGCTCGAGAGCGGCCTGCTGCACCCCCGTCGTAAAGCCCCACCCAAAGAGGAGGATGCACTGGGTGTCAGTCGGTGAGAGCCCGGTCTCCTGCCACCGCTGCCACAGGGTGTCCTTGTCCCCGCCCTGGAGGAGCTTGAGGGAGACTGGCAGAAGGCTCATCTCCACCCCAGGCAGCTTTGGAAAGAGGGCGCAGAGCGCCCCTCCTTCGGACTCGCTCTCGTCACAGGGTTTGGTGCTCTCACTGCAAGTGGGAGCTAcaggataaagaaaaaaaaaaatcacacagcttttttttttttttggtcttaccATTTCTCTCTTCAAAGTTTCTTAAAAACTAGTGTTTTCATTCCTAAATTAATTTGTAAAACCTCCAGGAATCATTTTGCACTCATAAAGGCAGGTAGGTAGACATGAAAACACAGATCGGTGATACGCCATGTATTTTGTGagggtttttgttttcatgagtTTTACAAATCCCATGCTATTCCGAAATCAAACAACACATGAAATATTGTGtataatagtatacaaatagtgaatggtcactatttgcaatggtacaagatttcgcacgaagtgaaagatagaggcgctctattcaacaaggcgaagccgagttgaatagtgcgcctcatctttcaccgagtgcgaaatcttgttccattgcacgagtaaagaccatacactatttgttttatacaacacctcgaacgtcaacagatttagtactcacagattcttgaatttagcacagaaatgtcGCAGTCGCAGTCACCGTGTACGTACGTATGCGAaacgaagttgtttacaaaaatgagtgacaaaagtatgcgcttgtaattgttgagtgcgcgcggcacatgtttgtttattgtgacatcagagcgcgtgcaatggaacattttggtcaaacaaaattgcactgcTGAGACAGCCAGAGCGTGTAATGGAACCTTtcactaaatgtcacgtgatgggcaatcgaccaatcagatagctacattctaaataggtgttgtataatatgtGCTGCAACATGTATTGAAACACGTCACAAGGCTGACAGAAAGAAATCTCACAACCATAGTGTTTGTATCTTTTATTCAACCTTTATAATTTGCTGCCTGCAGTGAGCTGTTATGCACTGGGTCAAGTTTTAACTTTTTAAAAACTTAACTGGTATCAAAGACAGTACAGATTTACATTTGGTTAATGAGCAAAAACAAAGTACCAACTGATATCATGACCATGTATGATCAATCTATTATTCTTAGCATGATCTCTTACATTACAGACATGTAAGAATTTGACCTTTGCACCTGAAAACTGACAAGATGTGATGCACTTTTGGAGCATCTTTATACCCATCAACCTTATCATCTAAAGGTTGCCATGATCGCAAGCTGCTCTTCATATTTGACGATAATTACAACCTGTTGAGCATCTGCGACAAGAAGACCCAGGTTGCGGTCTATGGTGATCATGTGCTATAACAAAATCAGAACGGTTTCAGTGGGTTATAATAGTCATTCTCACGCATACCGACTGTCCCAGGTGTCATTAAGCTGAGGAGGATGCAGTCACTTGGGAGCAGATTCCTGATGAAGTCAACAACCTCCTGTGCCTTCTTGGGACCACTGTCCTCAGTCTTCTTCCGTGAAGGTCCATTGGTCCTGTACTCCGCACCCTTTGAGAACTCCGTGAACATAAGTGCTAGCTTGGGCTGGGAGTCGGTAgactgggggtggggggggggggggtgggggtggaatAGAAATGGAtgtgaagaataagaataaaggCAAATTATATCTGTATTCTATCAGACAATACAGAATCTTGCTGTTCCACTTTTTATGCTCACTAAATTCATTGTTTCCATCATCTTCTTGTTGTTGCAAAAAGATACAGGGTGCTGAAACTACATGTGATTTCTGATGCCCAATACTGCCATTCAAATGAGAATCATCTTCTATAATATGCCTTTAATGAGACTTtctaagtacagtgtatgtgtacctTCCTCAATGGTGCAATTTTCCAAACAAactctaaaacaaacaaaaaaacaaaaacaaaatcaaaacaaaaacggaAAATGGCatattttttaatcttctgAAATGGTGTATCTCCAAAGTTTGGTCACCATCCCAGCATACTACCAAAACTAGGTTTTCATTGCTTTGTTGTGCCTTTATCTTTTTCTCCTCAATCCAATACAGAAGGCAGTTGCAGCTGCTGGTGCCGTCTGCAAGCTCATTTCAACTGTAATTTTCCTTCATCTGCAAACTCATTTTACCTGTAATTTTCCTTCTAGACCTAAACCAAAGAAGCCGAGCGGATGTGACGTCTGGCCCTTGGGATGGGACGACTTGAAGTCTACCACCCAGTGGATGTTTTGCCGCCTAGCAAGAATCCTCCTAGCTGTTTTGTGCCATACTTTGCAGACCCTAAATGGAGAATGGCCAAATcataacaagaacaagaacCAAGAAATAATGTCATAAAGTCAAAACACAGAACTTTACTATAGCAGGTATTATAGTTTATAAATATACAACAGCCATGACCAACTCTAGTTTGctatttgacattttatagtaaAAGCTGGTATGAGATTCTAgttcttgttttcatttcttctatAAAATGGTTTTACTTCATTTACACCAATTGTATTTCATAACATGCTCCTGTTTTCATGCACCAACTCAAAAGCAAGCAGTTAATGCAGATATTTTGTAGGTATAGCTCGACCTAGACataaagatccgtctgtccggaggagtcttttatttttattgacgttatcactctcctcctcctccgagGGGATCCATgcagccagacgcagtctccgcaaaacatatccccgacgaccagacacagaccgatctttcggtcaaagcTCGACTAGACGCCGTGCAACTTCTGTACAGCTAGGCTACAGCTAGGGGCTGTGTAACCCCGgcgcgctccttgtacacagttatactgtgggAGCGCCCCGAGTTGAAAGAGTTCTGTCACTGAACGTCCGATGACAACCCCAAATTTTCGCAGCTCTATAAGTTACGTATTTCACCAGAAAAAGGATTACTTTTATACTCTACATACGTCTCTTATCTAATTCATACTTGCCGTTCACTTGCACACTTTGAAACTAATCCTACGGTCTtgaaaagatgttttttttCTACGAGTCCATCTCCGTTCTTCCCGTTCCTCCCTTCGTTTTTCGAAGGCGATGAACAACCTTGGCGAAGGCACATAGCGCATTGgcgatatgaatatgcatgaacAGCACAATGTTTTTCGCCTTTGGACAAGGCCCTTTCGCTCTCACGCTGTGCGCCCGCCTGGGATATTGCTTCTTCATTCACCCAGAAAGCAACACAATACAGCGAGAAGGCCTTGTGAAAAGGCTACATTGCACTCCAGTTAGCAAGCTGAGAAGCCTGTTCACTGATACCGAACCAGGCTGGCCAGAAAACACGCAAAAACGGCCCATGATGGGTGATGACAGTCTGTTTCAGAATCTCCAAAATTGCAGCAATAATGcagcataattttttttcctcctttattaatttgaattcattttctttaaaggaaAACAAGATATTAGTATAAATTATAGTACGGTATTAGGCGTAAATACTCACAACTGAATGACACACGCcttaaaatcaaaacaacaacaacatagcgcatgcgcacatgtTGTAAATCCTTCTAACGGAGCAGTTGTCATTCTCACAGATTCCTCTTGACCGGATCATTTAAAGTCTCCAATATTTACAGAAACGGACCACTGGAGGAGCAAAACGTACCAAGAAGGCAATTATTAGACTATCAATAATTGGACCACATCTGTAAGTCCTGTATTAAAACTGAAGAAATTTTAAGTACTTAAGTTGGAATTTACCCGCGAATCTACCCTCtaccttgaccgaaagatcggtctgtatctggtcgtcggggaaatgttccgcggagactgcgtctggcatcacggatcccctccttatACAGACCGAAGTCAATGATGCTGGCTCCTGTAGGGATTCGCTGCCAGCGATCGCGTACAGATCAAACTTTACGATTTAgaaaaccaaatttcagacagcttttttacattcaaacaagtttgacatgacatgatacATTATTcaggtacctcacccaattcTCCATACAGACAGTGGTTAAGAGCTTCCCTACAGCGATGTATACTACCAACTTCCATCTGTCTACAGAGGAGAGcgataatgtcaaaaaaataaaagactcctccggactgacggatctttctgtctacccTTAGGCTCTATGGTGACTCAATATCCTTCCTTACACAGCCCGAACGCTTCGCATTCGGGCTGTGTTTTGCAGTTaggggctgtgtatagttaaggACTGATATAATTTGGCATTTTTGACAGTCAACATGGTCAAGAAAGATTTAATATTAAATGACAGCAACGTTTGAAAGACAAAAGTCAAAGAATTTCTACACTAAGATCTagagtaggcctaggcctaattagacccttctattatccacTCACAATTTGTACAAGGGAATGAGAATTGAGGTGGGTTACGCACCTTGCACACACATTAAGCTGTCTTGctgtgagaaaagaaaatgttcttTTCAGAACTTCGCGGAGCTCTGTCATCACCCATGCTGATCGCTCCCCGTTAACGTCGTCGACTATTGACTCGTCCGTGCTCTCTGACATGGTGATCCCGATCCCGTCCGCCCAACGTTACGCTGGCTGGCTTAAACTAGGCCCTAGTCGAAGTGAAGTGGACGGCGTCTAGAATGTTTATCCCGGGTGGAGACcagaaaatgacaagccaatCGTAGATTTGCGATTTTGTTTAAAGTCCAACGAGGCTGGTACGGTAGCGGTAGGATGAGCCCCGAGCTCGCGAGCGAGGTAAGCCTGTTTCAGCACATCGACGTACATGTACCCAGCTCCAGCACTGCATCGACCTATGCGGAAGGTAGCCGCATCTGCCGCTTAGGTGCGAGGAAAGAGTTAGTGCATGGACGCACGAGCTGCGAGGAGGAGATCCCATCCAAAACAGTCGTCGTATTATTAGCAGCTGCAACCTATGAGCATTTTCACAGGTCCCATCGACGTATTGTTAgctgtacagttgtatatgcTAGCTCTAGCCGCTAGTAGTAGAACTCTAGTCTGTCAGAATTCCCTACACAAGTGCTCGCAGACGATCAAAGACGAAAATAACAAGTTGTATCTACATTGTTTATCTCTTATTCTGATTCCGTAAttacacagtacatacagtatgtacctAAATACACAGTACACTACACTCGTCCGCCAAGTAATGTCGAAGGTGGATGATGGCACGCACGCGCACGCGTGTACGTGTGAACATAAAACCGAGTGCATGTGCTGTGTAGATCACAGAGACAAAAATCAAAGAGATAAAAATTTTAATGAGGATCAGACATATTTGTCCACTTGAATCCCTGGacacaacggcgtagccaggatttgatcttggggggggggggggcggttagtctgcgagggagcgaagcgaccgagcccgagcgagcggagcgagcgagggcccaggggggagggtgtgggggggggggggggtgtcccccctcccacggtaagaactttttgcattttgatgttgtaaatggtgcaatttgatgcatgtttttgcgcgttttatcgacgtgaaacagtcccacttgtttaagatcgcagtatattttgatgtagactattattgaacaatttgcctataaaatggtataatttaaatacacatcttgtattaatttttttaactgaatatcatgaacaagactgaacccgagcgagcggagtgagcgaagggggaggggagggtgtgagaggggggtgtcccccctcccacggtgagaactttttgcattttgatgttgcaaatggtgcaatttgatgcatataatgggactgtttcaactcgttaaaacacgcaatattattgcgtgttttaacgagttgaaacagtcccacttgtttaaggttgcagtatattatagtgtagattattattgaacaatttgcctatataatggtataatttaaatacacttcttgcaTTAATTCTTTGGCGcctaattcttttcactgaatatcatgaacaagactgaacccgagcgagcagagcgagcgaggggggaggggagggtgtgggagggggtgttccccctccgacggtgagaactttttgcattttgatgttgcaaatggtgcaatttgatgcatgttttttgcgtgttttaaggAGTTGAAAcaatcccacttgtttaaggctgcagtatattttagtgtagattattattgaacaatttgcctataaaacggtataatttaaatacacttcttgtattaattcttttcattgaatgtcatgaacgagactgaacccgagcgagcggagcgagcgaggggggaggggagggtgtgggaaaggggtgtcccccctcccatggtgagaactttttgcatttttatgttgcaaatggtgcaatttgatgcatgtttttgcgtgttttaaggAGTTGAAAcaatcccacttgtttaaggctgcagtatattttagtgtacattatcattgagcaatttgcctataaaatggtataatttaaatacacttcttgcattaattcttttcattgaatgtcatgaacgagactgaacccgagcgagcggagcgagcgaggggggaggggagggtgtgggaggggggtgtcccccctcccacggtgagaactttttgcattttgatgttgcaaatggtgcaatttgatgcatgtttttgcgtgttttaacgagttgaaacagtcccacttgttcaaGGTTGCAGtttattttagtgtagattattattgaacaatttgcctataaaatggtgtcatttaagtaatcttcttgtattaattcttacactgtatatcatgaacgctgtctgttcagcaatcaaacagaaaaagcatgaagacgagggtgtagatagggacatatcccctcccacatgaagatgattttgcattttcagatctgaaattcagtgatctggtgcaaatttttggtgcaatactttttcacagaagtgttaaaatcacggaattcagctcttattccgaatgtgcatcatctgtgtgtatgtacatgtacaaagtctagtgaggtagagcttaggggaagggggattccccctcccgctcgtagagcttttgcgtttttagaattttgataaagcgatctggagcacactttttttgtggaaaattcggaaattgtcattcccaaaaatgtactaagtctatagtgGGTAACAATAAGCAATGGAATGGTGGCatgatacctctcccatattcaagggagcctttttttttttcagttctaagcttttagaactg includes these proteins:
- the LOC140231014 gene encoding F-box only protein 22-like, producing MSESTDESIVDDVNGERSAWVMTELREVLKRTFSFLTARQLNVCARVCKVWHKTARRILARRQNIHWVVDFKSSHPKGQTSHPLGFFGLGLEGKLQSTDSQPKLALMFTEFSKGAEYRTNGPSRKKTEDSGPKKAQEVVDFIRNLLPSDCILLSLMTPGTVAPTCSESTKPCDESESEGGALCALFPKLPGVEMSLLPVSLKLLQGGDKDTLWQRWQETGLSPTDTQCILLFGWGFTTGVQQAALELQRLFLEKAGRSPVIAGAIVNRLLSKGLFSRSEESSGVIGVMFSGPNVRAASVVLGEEVRAREDTRRAILRLKEANIHAGAASQSVGFMFACAGRGQFFYGSKNVESEEFHRVFPDTPLFGLFGGGEIGCENLSRGEKIDNGCLKSIAHAYTTIMCLVTFDPS